In one window of Gossypium arboreum isolate Shixiya-1 chromosome 4, ASM2569848v2, whole genome shotgun sequence DNA:
- the LOC108459296 gene encoding uncharacterized protein LOC108459296, translating to MSSNQARVKTEEAESAAQASVQRATSSGSRRPVSEGGSEAAKATFFELMDEWFSEYLRTNPTEVEMCKQFEEWLNEDIKLLIGILKLREFVVLAKRAHKAEELNKEKRQAEIEAWVTSKRFMNKMQSYASKKSKNYHEHFATSREYSGKERSSKRTNPWSLSPLTTCVGSVGNPKPRCNVYNKLHFRECRMRNGACFKCGSLDHFLKDCPERVEKEIDQTPKSSNPISRGRPPQYFKNFRGSRSSTKDSTAKFEARALARTYAIRVREDASAPDVITGAFSLFDTDIIL from the exons atgtcttccaaccaagctagagtAAAAACTGAGGAAGCTGAGAGCGCTGCTCAAGCTTCCGTTCAACGAGCTACATCTAGTGGTAGTAGAAGGCCTGTATCTGAGGGTGGAAGTGAGGCGGCAAAAGCAACCTTCTTTgaattgatggatgaatggtttagtgAATATTTGAGAACAAACCCT ACTGAAGTTGAAATGTGCAAACAATTTGAAGAAtggctaaatgaagatatcaagctgTTAATTGGAATTCTAAAATTAAGAGAATTCGTGGTGTTGGCTAAACGAGCACACAAGGCCGAGGAATTAAACAAAGAAAAGAGGCAAGCGGAAATAGAAGCTTGGGTTACGAGTAAGAGATTTATGAACAAGATGCAATCATATGCTTCAAAGAAATCCAAGAATTATCATGAGCATTTTGCTACATCAAGGGAGTATTCAGGAAAGGAACGAAGTTCTAAACGCACTAACCCGTGGTCTTTATCTCCCTTAACAACCTGTGTTGGGAGTGTTGGAAACCCCAAACCACGATGCAATGTCTATAATAAATTGCATTTCAGAGAGTGCCGAATGAGAAATGGGGCTTGCTTTaagtgtggttctcttgaccattttcttaAGGATTGCCCGGAAAGAGTTGAGAAAGAAATTGATCAGACCCCGAAGTCGAGTAATCCTATCTCAAGGGGTAGACCACCACAGTATTTCAAAAATTTCCGTGGTAGTCGTAGTAGTACAAAAGATTCAACAGCTAAATTCGAGGCTCGAGCTCTGGCAAGAACATATGCAATACGTGTAAGGGAAGATGCTTCggcaccagatgttatcactggtgcATTCTCTCTTTTTGACACTGATATTattctttga